Proteins from a genomic interval of Zingiber officinale cultivar Zhangliang chromosome 2A, Zo_v1.1, whole genome shotgun sequence:
- the LOC122041312 gene encoding calcium load-activated calcium channel-like, translating to MSFFPAFRYGDSLAVVGISIATAFICELISWVLIYRTSNYKALRSSIDKASKKLDSMKSSSSSSSSKKPASSSAPSASSSSSRAKKMDRVETSLKDATRDLSLSKFKSGAVVAAVLFIAFGLLNSLFEGRVVAKLPFRPVPLVLKMSHRGLSGTDPTDCSMVFMYFLCSISIRTNLQKLLGFAPPRGAAGAGLFPMPDPKTN from the coding sequence ATGTCGTTCTTTCCGGCCTTCAGATACGGCGACAGCCTCGCGGTGGTGGGCATCTCCATCGCCACAGCCTTCATCTGCGAGCTAATCTCCTGGGTCCTTATCTATCGCACCTCCAACTACAAGGCTCTCCGCTCCTCGATCGACAAGGCCTCGAAGAAGCTCGACTCCATGAagtcctcctcttcctcttcttcctctaagAAGCCGGCGTCCTCCTCCGCGCCCTCTGCGTCCTCGTCCTCGTCCCGAGCTAAGAAGATGGACCGTGTGGAGACCAGCCTCAAGGACGCTACCCGCGACCTCTCGCTGTCCAAGTTCAAGTCTGGCGCGGTGGTCGCTGCCGTCCTTTTCATCGCGTTCGGTCTTCTCAACTCCCTCTTCGAGGGTCGCGTGGTGGCCAAACTCCCGTTCAGGCCCGTCCCTCTGGTCCTCAAGATGAGTCATCGTGGTCTGTCCGGAACCGATCCTACTGATTGCTCCATGGTCTTCATGTACTTCCTCTGCTCCATCAGCATCCGGACCAATCTGCAGAAGCTCCTCGGGTTCGCACCCCCGAGAGGGGCGGCTGGAGCGGGGCTGTTCCCTATGCCAGATCCCAAGACTAACTGA